The window CGCGCGGCCCTGGCCGGAGCCGAGCAGGCCGTTGGCGCGTGTCACGTAGACGGTCCAGGCGCGGTCCGGCTCGGATTGCAGGTTGCGGTCGAGCACCATGGCGGCGCGCTGCATCTGCATGCCGTTGCCGCCCGGGCCGATCTCGGCCAGGCTCAGCGTCAGCAGCGGCAGCGCCTGGCGTGCGGTCGGGCCCGAGGCGGCGTCCAGCGCCAGCTTGCGCGCGCGGACGAAATCCTGGGCCTGCAGCGCGCCCTGGGCATCGGCCGCGAGCTGGTAGTTCTTCAGCGTGGCGGCGCTGCGCTTCTGCGCCAGGGCGCGCGTCCACGGCTCCACGCTCGGGCGCGGGCGCGGCCTGCCGGCCATCAGCGGCATTACCTGCGCGGTCAGCGAGTCGAGGCGCGCGCTGGTCGACGGGTGCGACTCGGTGAACTGGCCCCACAGGTCGCGCACGCCGCTGTCCACGCTCTGGAACAGGCCGGCGGTGCCCGATTCGAGCGAGGCCTGCATCTCGCGCATGGCGTGGTTGACGGCGTCGTTGCCCTGCGCGGCGCTCTTCTTGCGCGCGTTGTCGGCGGCGGCCAGCTTGACCTGCTCCAGCACGCGCTGCTTCTGCGCCTCGCGGCGCGCCGCATTCTGCTGCTCCCAGGTGTCCTGGCGCTCCAGGAAAGCCTTGAAGCCCTGCGTGAAGGAGTAGCCCAGGCGCAGGCTGACGGTGGCGCCGAAGCGGTCGGCGTTCTCCTCCTGCTGGCGGCCCCAGGCCGGCACCAGCACGCCCTTGCCGAGCAGGTAGGAGGCCACCATGCTGTCGCCGATGCCCCAGCCGGTGGCATTGCCGGCCTTCTGCGCCAGCACCATGCCGACCGAGGCCCACAGCGCCATCTTGTCTGCGGTGTTGCTCGCGCCCTCGAGCTGGTGGTAGTCGAGATAGACGTGGCCGTACTCGTGCGACAGGATGGCCACGATCTCGTCTTCCGACTCGGCCGACGACAGCCAGCCGAGCGAGAGGTAGATGTTGCCGGCGCCGGTGCAGTAGGCTTCGAGGTCGTTGGAGGCGGTGATATAGACCGCGCCCGGCCAGTTCGGCACGCCGGCGGCGGTCTTGACCTTGGCCAGCAGGCCGTTGAGGTAGGCCTGCATCTCGGGCATCTCGACCAGGCCATTGCCGCGCGCGCGCTGGTTGCGCACGTCCTGCGCGGCATCGGGCCAGGTGCGGCCGGTGGGCACCGGCGGCAGCTCGCCGGTGGTGACGACGAAGCTGTCGCCGCCCGGCAGCGTGGCGCAGGCGCTGGCCAGCAGTGCCGCGGCAGCCGCCAGCGCGGTGGCGCGCAGCAGGCGCGTCCAGCCCCTCATGCGTGCCATGCGCGCCATGCGGCCATGGCGCGCCAGGTTCTTGCCGGCTCGCATGGGCTCAGCGGCAAGCGTTCTCGCCGGCACCCGGGGTGGAGCCGGTGGGGCTGTTATTGGTCTTGCCCTGGGTCACGGTGGCGTCGCAGGCCGCCTTGGCGGCGCGCGCCACGCGCACGGTCATGCCGTCGACCCAGTAGTCGCGGCCGCCCACGCGCACGCGGTAGAAGTCGTCCTTGGCCTCCAGGATGGCCCAGGGCAGGTTGTCGGCGGCCACCGTCTGTGCGGCGTTGGCATCGCCCGGATGCGCATACAGCGGCAGCGGCTTCTGCACGGCGGCGGTGACCTGGCCCAGGGTGGCCGGCGTGGCGGCCTGCGCGGCCTGCATGGCGGTGGCGGACAGGCCGGCCAGCAGCGACAGCGAGGCGGCGGCAAGCGTTTGGCGGAGGGCAAAGCGGCGCATGGTTCTACTCCGAGTGGTGCGATTCAGGAAGCGGCGGCTCGTCCGGGTCTTCGCCCAGGGCGACATCGGTGATCTTGCGGGTCCAGCCCAGCCATTCGGCGGCCAGCGCCATGGCGGCGAGGTCGACCACCGGCAGGGTGCCGATGTCGAGCACGCCTTGCGCCAGCAGGATCACCAGCAGGATCACCGCGGTGGAAAAAACGATGCGGCCGAGCTGGCGCGCCAGGAAGTCGGTCAGGCGGCCGGCGGCCAGCAGCGCCTCGGCCAGCAGGTGCTGCGGCGTCCAGCGGGCATGGCCGCGCGCGATCGCTTCGAGCGCATGGCGGCGGCGCGCCAGCCAGGCACGCGCCGCGCGCCACCAGCGCCGGCCCAGCCAGGCGTGGCGCCGCGCCGGGGCGTCGTTGCCGCCGTGGCCGGCGGACAGCAGGTAGCGCCGGTGCAGCAGCCAGTGCGCCAGGATCACCACCGCCGTGCCCAGCAAGGCCAGGCGCCAGGGCGGCAGCAGTTCCCATTCCAGCGCGCGCTTGTAGCGGGTGCCGTAGGTCAGCAGGTTGTCGAGCGCCATCGCATGCAGGAACACGCCCGGGATGGGGCCATGCACCGGCGAGGCCACCAGGTCGTTGGAGCCGGCCATGGAAGTGCCGATCAGCACGAAGCGGCCGTCCAGGCGCTCGCGCAGCGTGCGCTCGTCGGCCTCGCTCGACGGCTTGAGCTGGCGCATGGCCAGCGCGCGGCTGTAGGGGCAGATCGGCTGGTAGGCTTCCTTGCCTTGCCAGAGCGCGCGCAGCGGCGCCGGCAGGACCTCGGCCAGGCCGGAGGAAGGGCGGCACCACTCGGCGTAGCGCGGCAGGTCGCCGTTGCGCACGCCCCAGACCAGGGCCATCGGCTCCTCCTCGCGCGCCAGCCGCAGGCCGCCGGCATCCTCGGCCATCGCCAATGCCGCGCTGCGCGCGGGCTGGCCGGCGCCGTGGCCGGCCTCGCCGCCGGGCGCGGCACCCTTCCCGGCGCCTTCGCCGGCATGGCTGCCGGCATGGCTGCCGGCATGGGCGCCGGCGTCGCTACCCGCGTGGCCGCCTTCATGACCTTCCGCCTCGCGCCACAGCGGATAGCTCCACACCAGGCGGTCGATGCGGTCCGCCTCGTAGTCCACGCCCACCAGCTGGAAGCACGGCGCCTCGCCGGGCGGCGTTTCCAGCCCCGGCCGCAGGGCCAGCTTGCCGTCGGGGCCGGGCAGCGCGGCCAGGAACACCGGCACGCCGCGGTCGCGCAACCGGCACAGTGACTGCACCAGGGCGGGCAGGGTGGCATCGTCGCGCGCCTGGGTGAAGGTGATGTCGAGGAAGATCGCGCGCGGCTTGTAGACCTGCCCCAGCACCGACAGCCAGCGTGCATGGGTGCGGTAGGGCACCGGCCAGCCCTGGCCCAGTTCGGTCAGCGAGGCGTCGTCGATCAGCAGCACGGTGACGTCGTCGCGGTGGGTAGAGGGATAGAAGGCGCCGACCAGCGCGCTCTGCAGGCGCGCGGTGACATGGGTGATGGCGTCGCTGGACGGCACCACCTTGGGAATGCCCCACAGCATCAGGAAGGAGATCACCAGCGCCACCGGCAGCGAGAAGGCGAAGCGCGTGGCGGGTTTGTGCGGAGCGGTCCGGTCCTGGTCGCCGGCTTCCGGCAGGGCGCCGGCGGCGGCCGGCGCGGCGTGGGAGTGGTGCGAACTGGGCACGTGCTTCTTCTTGTGTCTTGTTGCGGCTCCCGCCATGGCGCCGGCGGCCTGGCTCGGGCCGGAGTGCCAAATGTGTCAGAAGCGATATCAATGCGGGCAATGTGCGCCATCATACTATCGCGGACATTACAAATGCTTACATTTGCCGCCGCTGTGGCATGGCGCCGACACCTCGGCGGGCGGCCCCGGCATGTCGCCGCGGTCTGCGCAGATATATCATGCCATGATATATTTAGACGCTTCCGGCCGATGCGCCGCGCCTCGGTCCCCAGGGCGGGCGCCGTGCCGCGCCAGCCGGCGCCCTTGCACGACTCCCGCCCTCTCCAGCCGTCCGCACCTAGCCATGTCCTCCCTGCCGCCCCCCGTGCCGTCCTCCCCGCCGTCTTGCCACCCGCCTGCCGCGCCACCGATCTCCAGGCGCGACTACCACGTCGACCGCCGCATGCTGCTGCTGGCCGGCGTGGCGCTGGGCATCGGCGCCGTCAGCACGCTGGCGGCGGACGTGCTGCTCAAGCTGATCCGCTTCTTCACCAACCTGTTCTTCTTCCAGTCGCTGTCGCTGGCCGAGCGTTCGCCCGCGGGCCACGCGCCGGGCGCCTGGGTGATTGCCGTGCCGGTGCTGGGCGGCCTCGTCGTCGGCCTGATGGCGCGCTACGGCAGCGACAAGATCCGCGGCCATGGCATCCCGGAGGCCATCGAGGCGGTGCTGTTCGGCAAGAGCAAGATGTCGCCGCGCGTGGCGGTGCTCAAGCCGCTGGCCTCGGGCATCGTGATCGGCAGCGGCGGCCCCTTCGGCGCCGAAGGGCCGATCATCATGACCGGCGGCTCGATCGCCTCGCTGCTGGCCCAGTACCTGCACCTGACAGCCGCCGAGCGCAAGACGCTGCTGGTGGCCGGCGCCTGTGCCGGCATGACCGCCATCTTCGGCACGCCGGTGGCGGCGGTGCTGCTGGGCGTGGAACTGCTGCTGTTCGAACTGCGCCCGCGCAGCCTGCTGCCGGTGGCGCTCGCCTGCGGCGTGGCCGGCTTCCTGCGGCCCTGGCTGTTCGAGGCGGGGCCGCTGTTCCCGCTGCAGACGGCGCCGGCATCCACGCTGGCGCTGGCCTCCTGCGTGGTGGCCGGCCTGCTGAGCGGCGTGCTCGGCGCGGTGCTCACGCTGGGGCTGTACAAGGTGGAAGATGCCTTCGGCAAGCTGCGCCTGCACTGGATGTGGTGGCCCGCCCTGGGCGGCCTGGCGGTCGGCATCGGCGGCTACTTCGTGCCGCGCGCGCTGGGCGTGGGCTATGACGTCATCGGCGACCTGCTCAACCATCGCCTGCTGCTGGAGGCCGCACTGGCGCTGCTCGCGGTCAAGGCAGTGATCTGGGTGATCGCGCTCGGCTCGGGTACCTCCGGCGGCGTGCTGGCGCCGCTGCTGATGCTCGGCGCCGGCCTCGGCACGGTGCTGTCGCCCTGGCTGCCGGGCGGCTCGCCGCAGCTATGGGCGCTGGTGTGCATGGCGGGGGTGCTGGGCAGCGTGCTGGGCGCGCCGCTCACCGCCATCGTGTTCGCCTTCGGCCTCACGCGCGACAGCGAGGCGCTGCTGCCGCTGCTGCTCACCACGGCAGTGGCCTATGGCCTGACGGCGCTGCTGATGAAGCGCTCCATCATGACCGAGAAGATCGCCCGGCGCGGCCTGCACATCTACCGCGAATACAGCGTCGACCCGCTCGCGCGCCAGCATGTGGCGGACCTGATGACGCGCGAGGTGATCTGGATCGACGGGGGCCTGACCCTGGCCCAGGCCGCGCAGGCCTACTTCGGCGAGCACGCCGCGCATCGCGGCTACCCGGTGGTGCAGGACGGCCGCGTGCTGGGCCTGCTGGACCGCGCCCTGCTGCGCGGGCGCGAGCAGGAGGGTACGCCCTGCGCCGCGCTGTTCGCCGGCGCGGCCGCGCCGGCCGTGCTGCTGCCGGAAGAGACGGCGCGCGCGGCGGCGGGGCGCATGGCGGCCCTGGGCGTGGGCCGGCTGGCGGTGGTGGACGATGCGCGGTCGATGCGGCTGGCCGGCATCGTGTCCCTGCGCGACCTGCTGCGCCCGAGCCGGCATCTGTGGCTGGAGGAGACGCAGCGCGAACGGCTGCGCGGCGGGGGTGGCGGCAGTGCCAGCGCCGCGGGCGAGGCGGCGTCGGCGGTGAGCTGAAGCCGCCGGCTCAGATCATCCCCGTCAGGTGCTGCACCAGCAGGCTGCTCACCGCCACGCTGCACCACACCACCAGGCCTAGCAGCAGGGGCTTCCAGCCCGCGCGGCGCAGGCGCTGCACGTCGGTGCTCAGGCCGATGCCGGCCAGGGCCAGCACGATCATGAACGGCGCGAGCTGGCGGATCGCCGCGGTCAGGGCGGGCGGCAGCCATTCATTGACCACCGAGGCCAGCACGAACAGCACGATGAACCAGGGTACGTTCTTGTGCAGCGGCACGGCGGCGCCGCCCCGCCCGCGGCTGAAGAGCAGGCCCAGGACCAGCGTGACGGGCACGATCATCATGGCGCGGGTCAGCTTGACGATGGTGGCGTACTCGCCGGCGAAGTTGTTCCAGGCGTAGGCCGCCGCCACCACCGATGAGGTGTCGTTGATGGCGGTGCCCGCCCACAGGCCGAAGCCGGTGTCGGACATGCCGAAGTGCCGGCCCAGCGCCGGGAAGATCATCACCGCGACGATATTGAACAGGAAGATGGTCGACAGCGCGTAGGCGGTGTCATGGTCGTCGGGACGCAGCACCGGCGTGATGGCCGCGATCGCCGAGCCGCCGCAGATGGCGGTGCCGGCGCCGATCAGGATCTTCAGCTTCTCGGGGATGTGCAGCAGCTTGCCCACCGCCAGCGCCACCGCGAAGGCCACGGCCAGCGTGATCAGGGAGACGGGCAGGGAGGTCAGCCCGGTGCGCACCACCTCATGGATCGGCAAGCTGAAGCCCAGCCCCACGATCGAATACTGCAGCACCTGCTTGGAAGCGAACTGCAGGCCAGGCTGCAGCGCCGCGCCCGGCTGGTAGACGCTGCGGCAGCCCAGGCCCAGCAGCATGGCGATCACCGCCCCGCCCAGCAAGGGGAAGAGATGGCCCAGGAACATGGCAGGAACGGCGATGGCGATCACCAGGGCCAGGCCGGGGGCTTTACCGCTGAGAAGCTTGTTATGCATGGTCGTCGGCTTATGTTCGAAT of the Cupriavidus malaysiensis genome contains:
- a CDS encoding M48 family metalloprotease, whose product is MRAGKNLARHGRMARMARMRGWTRLLRATALAAAAALLASACATLPGGDSFVVTTGELPPVPTGRTWPDAAQDVRNQRARGNGLVEMPEMQAYLNGLLAKVKTAAGVPNWPGAVYITASNDLEAYCTGAGNIYLSLGWLSSAESEDEIVAILSHEYGHVYLDYHQLEGASNTADKMALWASVGMVLAQKAGNATGWGIGDSMVASYLLGKGVLVPAWGRQQEENADRFGATVSLRLGYSFTQGFKAFLERQDTWEQQNAARREAQKQRVLEQVKLAAADNARKKSAAQGNDAVNHAMREMQASLESGTAGLFQSVDSGVRDLWGQFTESHPSTSARLDSLTAQVMPLMAGRPRPRPSVEPWTRALAQKRSAATLKNYQLAADAQGALQAQDFVRARKLALDAASGPTARQALPLLTLSLAEIGPGGNGMQMQRAAMVLDRNLQSEPDRAWTVYVTRANGLLGSGQGRAAQTVMDQGFTYFNDAPAAWPDAIRFYGQAGDWNRAKQLAAQCASRFPTYANGCNTAALTPAEKAEQERRNEQKAKSLVDRLTKK
- a CDS encoding CHASE2 domain-containing protein, coding for MPSSHHSHAAPAAAGALPEAGDQDRTAPHKPATRFAFSLPVALVISFLMLWGIPKVVPSSDAITHVTARLQSALVGAFYPSTHRDDVTVLLIDDASLTELGQGWPVPYRTHARWLSVLGQVYKPRAIFLDITFTQARDDATLPALVQSLCRLRDRGVPVFLAALPGPDGKLALRPGLETPPGEAPCFQLVGVDYEADRIDRLVWSYPLWREAEGHEGGHAGSDAGAHAGSHAGSHAGEGAGKGAAPGGEAGHGAGQPARSAALAMAEDAGGLRLAREEEPMALVWGVRNGDLPRYAEWCRPSSGLAEVLPAPLRALWQGKEAYQPICPYSRALAMRQLKPSSEADERTLRERLDGRFVLIGTSMAGSNDLVASPVHGPIPGVFLHAMALDNLLTYGTRYKRALEWELLPPWRLALLGTAVVILAHWLLHRRYLLSAGHGGNDAPARRHAWLGRRWWRAARAWLARRRHALEAIARGHARWTPQHLLAEALLAAGRLTDFLARQLGRIVFSTAVILLVILLAQGVLDIGTLPVVDLAAMALAAEWLGWTRKITDVALGEDPDEPPLPESHHSE
- a CDS encoding chloride channel protein translates to MLLLAGVALGIGAVSTLAADVLLKLIRFFTNLFFFQSLSLAERSPAGHAPGAWVIAVPVLGGLVVGLMARYGSDKIRGHGIPEAIEAVLFGKSKMSPRVAVLKPLASGIVIGSGGPFGAEGPIIMTGGSIASLLAQYLHLTAAERKTLLVAGACAGMTAIFGTPVAAVLLGVELLLFELRPRSLLPVALACGVAGFLRPWLFEAGPLFPLQTAPASTLALASCVVAGLLSGVLGAVLTLGLYKVEDAFGKLRLHWMWWPALGGLAVGIGGYFVPRALGVGYDVIGDLLNHRLLLEAALALLAVKAVIWVIALGSGTSGGVLAPLLMLGAGLGTVLSPWLPGGSPQLWALVCMAGVLGSVLGAPLTAIVFAFGLTRDSEALLPLLLTTAVAYGLTALLMKRSIMTEKIARRGLHIYREYSVDPLARQHVADLMTREVIWIDGGLTLAQAAQAYFGEHAAHRGYPVVQDGRVLGLLDRALLRGREQEGTPCAALFAGAAAPAVLLPEETARAAAGRMAALGVGRLAVVDDARSMRLAGIVSLRDLLRPSRHLWLEETQRERLRGGGGGSASAAGEAASAVS
- a CDS encoding YeiH family protein, producing the protein MHNKLLSGKAPGLALVIAIAVPAMFLGHLFPLLGGAVIAMLLGLGCRSVYQPGAALQPGLQFASKQVLQYSIVGLGFSLPIHEVVRTGLTSLPVSLITLAVAFAVALAVGKLLHIPEKLKILIGAGTAICGGSAIAAITPVLRPDDHDTAYALSTIFLFNIVAVMIFPALGRHFGMSDTGFGLWAGTAINDTSSVVAAAYAWNNFAGEYATIVKLTRAMMIVPVTLVLGLLFSRGRGGAAVPLHKNVPWFIVLFVLASVVNEWLPPALTAAIRQLAPFMIVLALAGIGLSTDVQRLRRAGWKPLLLGLVVWCSVAVSSLLVQHLTGMI